tttaagttcacggcagcgccatgtactgtagtctcttactgccatggaaaaatgttcgcggtggttttaagtttgcggtgaagtggccaccgcgaaaacggtgaacattaaaccaccgcgaaaatttctgcatttacactaaATTACAGTAACTGCAACCAATGAATAGATAAGTCCATACTCGATAATTTTGTGAATGTGATGTCAACACATCAtacctatacatgtattagtattaTTACCCTAATTCTTACATATACCATTTCAATGTTAatcaattacaaatgtatacaacatgtaatgctagtatacctttattcgtggggtaacctatatccgttgtgtaaaaaaacacagcgtatctagggatatcaagtcgatggatgaTGGTTTTAAGCTGCtatgctttgaaaatatttggaACTGCCATtctttgacttgatatcctaaagataccctatttttgaaaacaacagatataggtcaccccatgaagaaaggtgaactagtgttacctcTTAGTTTTCTTAGAGAATGTCCTATCCTGTTTTTACTGTAGGACGGCCGTGGCCGGTAGCTTTCGGCACAGGAGTAGGACTGGGGATGGGGTATTCCAACTGTCAACATGACTTCAGGAACCCAAACCTTCTACATGGAACATTCGTCAAAGTATGTCAAACCTTTACATGTTCTGCTTTCATTGCCTTCATATGCCATATGTACTGTAGTACATTTATCTAGAGCATAAGCTATTTTGTAGTATTCTAATATTTCCATTTACGCACTCAAATGACAGCCAATTCAGGAGAACACAGAACACTTGTCTATTGTTCAAATTTTTGGTATGTGTTTCCATCACAAAATTCATGTGtaccccagagagtggaataagggaggccctccactatactctcagccagctccactatactatttttcaaatttagtgtgtttcttccctattttctttgttagttttgctaagattaatgacaattcacagatttttgtaccaagtggcatcacttttccagtcagcattgtctgcaaaaacttgtgaatgagcaatgatcaaaacaatagtagttttgccacttcacaacaaaggaataacaacagtatattatacttgtagtatttgacaccctctgtcattgcaaaatgaacccattttcatgaaagtgcagtgcgttggtgcgggttatttttgccagcccctccactatactaaaaaattctggggagaaccctgttaAGTATGAGTATGGGTAGGCAGAAGTCATACCATCTCACTGTATGCATGTAAGCAGCATTCTCTTCTTGAAATTCTGTAATACATCAGCTAATCACTAGGGGGCATTACAGTCACAGTATGTGTATATTGGTTGCAGTCTCTTTGTGTAACCTCATAAATTGATGGCATAACGTAAAAATCTTGCAATAGCTTGTACATATTATGTACCAATTTTCCTATATTAGAAAGTACCTAACCTTACTCGTTCATGCACTCTAAAGGTCTAATTAATTAATTGTTACTTTGCACTTACAGAAAATTGAGAAAGGAGAGAAGTAATCAGACACCCCAAGTAGTGATAGCAGCATGACTCGGACCATCTCTCTTCCTTAGGACTTTCCTCATCACGTGAAGACAATTTCTGGACACTACCCTTCCCCTAAAAATTTGTACCTCTTAACTCTTCCTTTTGTCTCAACGTGTAACTAGATCATGCTTGATACTAGATGACTGTTACTGTTAGTATTCTTTAAAATGGTCCAGTGCCATTGTACCTAAATTATGTTAAAGCATCTTCTTGCTTGTGAAATTACTACGTTTAAAGATGATGCTCTGATGTTTTTCtcaaaataagaaaattgaTGCTCATTGACAATAATTTTTATTGTCTATCATGTGTGAACAAGTAATGTTTGAGGTATTGACAGCCTGTATTCACATTATGTATTAATGCTAGTAACAAGTTATTCCTTGTGATACAAGGCTCTTCTTCAACTGAAGACATAATAAAAAGTTCAAAAAGAAATGTGGTCTTGTCCTTTATGTGCCAATAGTTGATTTTCTTTGACTCACTGCAATATACAATTGCAAAAAGCAAGAAATTTCCGACGAGGATTTCTGAAGTAATGCTCATTTCCGGGGGACAGAAAGTAATTTTTCTTGGTAGACCAAACTTAATGTTGAGGAAAAGGAAATATTGTGACCTCACTTCCTTTAATAGATCAAGGacgttgatgtaacgtccttgaatAGATGTTAGGGACTTCCTAAACTCAGAGGGAATCAAACTATGTAAACACCCTGGAGACATGTTACCAGTAATAGCCAAGCATTTTCCATCAACCTGCATTCCTAACTGTTTTATACAAGAGCTGTACctggacaaaaacaaacaaacattgtggCCATAGCACGCTCAGAATTGAGGTATGAAAATTAAACTGGACCTTCTGCTTCAGTTCCACAGACAGCTGCTAGAAGGTCGATAATGGAACTTGTCCTTTGTTTTGAccacacctacccacatatatATGCCAAACATCATGTACAGATCCATTCAcaacttctcaagttatgctgtcaaCAAGCAAATGAAGGAACACACCTGCCCACAAACACACCtacaaatgacacagaaaacataaccttggtgaaagtgcatgtattacatacaAAGTGCAGCAAATCCCCATATAATCATTGATTCATACCATGCTGAAAACTTTATCGACATGCCAGAGGCTGCAATAACTACAGGTAAGCCTTACATTTGATAAGAAAAAAGCCTATAGATAAGACTGCCCCCAGCAATTATAAAAAGGTTTTGTTGGGTCTTTAGAATTAGAAGTTCAAGGAATGCCTGAGGTAGGATGTAGGAGCAAgcttttatatctgatataaaagctccttggtaggAGTTAGTACATGAAATAGATTGTATGTAGATACAGGAACTACCAAGGTTTGTAAATGATCATCATGCATCCGGTATTTAATACACTGTTGAGGTACATTAGACGAAAATTTTCCAGTATGACCTGTCGTTCATGGCTGACATAAAAGCAGATCCTCACAGTCCCATGTGTCATTCAATCAGTCTTTACCATTATGTATGGTCGATCCACTATGCCCCTCCCTTCTGACAACCAGAGGCTC
The window above is part of the Branchiostoma floridae strain S238N-H82 chromosome 14, Bfl_VNyyK, whole genome shotgun sequence genome. Proteins encoded here:
- the LOC118430720 gene encoding MICOS complex subunit Mic10-like is translated as MAAEIRSEDELGKKWDRCLADTIVKMGGGLAVGVVFSVFLFKRRPWPVAFGTGVGLGMGYSNCQHDFRNPNLLHGTFVKKIEKGEK